CTCGCTAGGCTTTTCTTCCGCTTGCTCggattctttttcaatttccttaGCTTTTCTTTCCCAGTACAACACTAACTCGGCCAAGTCGATAGCTAAAAGCTGATTTTCAAGGGCAGGATTAGCTAAAATAGTCAACTTACCCATGGCGGTGATGATGTTAGATATAAAGTGCTCTCTAGCgacaaaaaacaaatctGGATGCTGGACAATAAATTGGTAAACATTCAAAACTTGAGTGACATTGAAACCATCCTCTGAAAGGATCCGACGTGGCCACTTCAACCAACTATCGGGTGAGTCTGCATCCTTCATCCTCTTTGACATCACAGGTGCTAATATATCCAATGCCTGTCTTACCAAATGCCTGGAATCGGTTTGATGGGTTCTCAACAAAGCAACAAACACTTGTGTCGCCAACTTACCGGGAGTATCATATGCAGCGATAAAGTAGGCAGTCGTGACATAAGCAATTTGTTTGGTGATACTATCATCAAGCTTAATATAATTCCaactgaatttgatgatatctTTACGCAATTCACTGATATGAGTAGAAGCCAACTTGAGCAACAATGCTGTACTTTCCAAAAGTGCTGACCTATAGCCATCAATGGTTCCAGAAGTGTGGCTACCAATGATATCGTCTTGTGATTTCCAAACACTGTTATGGAGCTTTTCTAACCATGAGGTCTCCTTTTCAAACACGTGTGCAAGATCTCCCTTTTTGGCATACTCATACACGAAGATGGGGCCGAAAACTCGTTTaaggaagaaaatttttgcCTTCAAGCATGGCTCTGACTCATTTATAAAACCAACAGTCTTGTTGAGGTACAGGATCTTCAAGTCTAAATTTTCCGAAGATACAATGTCGTTAAAAATGAAATCTTCAAacacatttgaaatatcGTATTTTAACTTGCAATGACGGTTTGCAACcgaaaatatcaaatcagTTTCATTCATGTTTGCCTTTGTAAAGTTGATAATAAGTTGTTGTAACTTCTCAATGGCTTGGCTACTTCTAAAATGAGCTGATGATAAAATAGGGGCCACACTTATGTCATGTATATCCTCAAGAACCTCCGACAACGTAGTCAACAATTGCTTCTGACCGTTGAACCATTCCGTGTCATGTTTTGAAATCGCCTCAACCAAATCGATTATATTGGCAAATTTGACAACTTTTGTTTCTGGGTCTGATTCAGACGTCACGTCATCCACCAACACTTGAATTTTCTCCTCGGCGTGCTTTCTCAAGTTGTCACATCCATCCATTCCAGTAATTGATGCAAGCATATTGCCCAATTTTCTattcttgaaattgttgatcaaatatTCTACACAATTTTCAGCAAACCTGTTGAGAAACTTCGATATTGGCTTCCTGAAAGGCGAATCTTGATGACGATCCAAGTGTCCTTCCAAATATTGCAATGTATTGATAATTTCCTCCATAAAGGTATATGCCTTTGCAGGTAACAAGTGGAAAATGTTCAAAATGGCCATGACAATTTGTACAGTGTGGTTATTATCAAGATTTTGTCCAGCAATCTGTCTCAAAGTATTGATTTGTGCCCATGCCATCAAATGATCTAATAATTTTCGACCTATTTCGACACGGAAGTATGATATCAAGAGCTCTAGCAATCTAGCCAATGCTTCCAACCCAGAAACAGTCAACTTTTTGTGATCTGACAAATTCATAAGCATTGGACGAAGTCCATTTTGAAGTAACTCCTTGGGCAACTTGGCATTCTCTTGTAAACTAGATGCCAACCCTTGATGAGCAGCATTGATAATCTTCGTCGAGTTGTTACAAAGAGCCTTGAAGAACACGCCCAAAATCCTGATTCTTGCTTCACCTAAGGatccaattgaaaagtCAGGTTTTGATAAAGCTAATGAAAGGAGCTTAATACAAACTACTCGtaattcaatcaattggttaGATGTACGATGCTCATTCAAACGATGGACATTTGCCAACGATTCGTCTTCTGCATCTACCAACGCCAATGCCTCCAAAAGCAACCTGTTCAACTCCTCATTGAAGCTCAAAAATGTATCCGGCAAACCCAAGCAAAAAGTGATGGCGTCAATGTTACCAATTTGCATAGGAAAAGGCAAAGCTCTGAGaggttttccaaaaatcggtgtcaacaacaagtgTTTACATGGGCCCATGAGTGTTGCTGTAGATGTAGATGTCACTTCAgacaaaactttcaaacaTTCCTGTGCGACCTCCCTAACCATTGGAGTTGGACTAGCCAAGTCATATACTAATGCCCCAACAAGAGTTTGAAAGGGTTTCTCCATAACAGTTTCTTTCGTAATGTCTTTGTTGCATGTTCTCAATAGTTCAAGAGCCAACTCCTTGGCCGATTTACGTACTTCAAAAGGCGCAGTGTCTGGAGTATCTCTCAAAATAAAGAATACGGAGCGCACCAATTCAAACTGTCTTTGATGGAACCAACTTGGAGgtatttccaaatcatgGAACATAGTCTTAAGTCCAATAATACCACCTAGCTTGGTGTAGTAGAATTCGTTATAACAGCAATGAGTGAATTTGTAAAACATTGACCTGAAGATGACAGAGTACAAAGCGTTTTGCTCAGATCCGAATGTGGTGACTGTGGTTTCGTAAATCCTCTTGACAGCATCAACACCTTTTGCTCTCACCTCTTTGTCCCAAAAGCTTAAAGAGTAAGTGATGGCACTGAGAAATGCATTCTCGCTAATGTATGCTTTTCCTTCGTTATCGTTGACCGAGAACTTACGCTCTTTTCTGATTTTGTCAACCACAGAAGTGCTCAAATGTAACAAGGTGAAATGAGTGGTCAATCCATCGATCAATGCGCTTGCCTCATCCTTCAATTCTGGTATTGATATCGAGAAAAATAACATTTCGAGCAATTTGGcaaaaagttgttgttgaagatcAAGTTTTTCCCCATCTTCGATATCCAGTGGTGCCAATGGTAtgtcaacatcttcatgtttatccttcttcaaaaacTCAACACTTTCCTGCGCatattgaacaaagttGTCCGGGATTGGAGtagtgttgatgaatagCTTCAATATACTCGTCAAGTATTTGAAAGCGCTGATTCTATAATGAATTTTTAATCTTGGATCGTCCAACAATTTAATTGCCGATTCAACTCCTGGTGTCACCGACACTGGTACAGAATCATTCAAACCGTATACTTCAACTAAGGCTTTAATCTCCTGATTTGCATCCGATTTTGTAATCAAGTTTTCATGGGATTTAATCTTTCGATGATTTCTGCCCCCTAATTTACCTAAAATTCTAATAGCAGTGTGActatgttgatgatgatatggTACAGGTTCAAGATGTTTCCACAAAGCAGTCATAATTTCATCAGCTACAGGCTCAATTATTGGATCAAAATATTCGGCGGTCAAATTGTCGACACATAATTCGAATATACGCATGCCTTGACTGACCAATTCCTGTGGTCCGTTTAATGCATATACAAGTGGTCTTATCAAGTAATTGAGATGTGGGACTAAAACTGCCAATCTAACTGGAATAGTCAAACACAACTCGACATAAATGTCTCTCTCGTATGGTCTCTGAGAATTCGCAatcattttgttcaaattctCCAACAAAACAGGTAGTATAGGCATAATCTCTTTGTAAAGATTTTCGAACTTGCCGCCACTGATACTCCTAAACAATATTCTGACAAGATAGGAGTATACTATGGGCTCTTCGGCTTTCGTTCCAAGTTTCAATGATTCCAATATGAGGTAATTCAAATGAGGAAGCAAGACTCCCTCATTAGTGGTGGGGAATAGGTTCACCGACATGAAgcacaatttgaaaagtcGTATAAGAATGTTGGACTTTATCATGTCAGCATTTCCAAGCTGGCTCAACTTTTCCTTCAAAAATGATATCAATATACTTGAAAAGTTTGCTGATGTTACTTCACTGGCAAGGAAAAACTGAGGTAGATGCAACAAAGCTGCATTTTCCAACATAGATTCAAACATGAATGGCAATTCAGAGCTAACAATTTCGTTAAATGAAGCCGGGTCTATGTTTATGAATatggttgcaaatatttCCATCAAATCCTTCTCATCTTTGGACGAAGTAATTGGTAAATTGGGACCACCTGtagaaaaatcaaatgccttttgtgaaattgttggtttaGGTTTTGATACTGAAAAGTAACGAAGGCAGCTAACACCTCCTCTAAACAAAGAACGAAGAATATTCACTTCCTCGACCGAAATGAGCTTCGCTGAATCATTCCATTTGTCATAGTTTACTTGCTGTTGCTTGGTTGGATCAGTAATGACTGGTTGTGGGGGCACTGGAGGGTTACAATGTTTCAACCCAAATACTACTGATTTCAAGAATTGCATCAAAGTACGGAAAAGGTATCTTGCATCCTTTAATACATCTGTGGTGTTAGGCGTTGGGACTGAAGCAATTGGTGAATATGAGTCAATGTTGTATATGTTTAAACCTAATGCCTTGTCAACTTGGGGGTCTGCTTCCTCACgtgcttcttctttatccACATCCATCTTATCATTCTCTGCGTCAGcaattttctctttttcaacttgattgCGCTTAGATGAGTATCTCTCAATGGCTTTTTTTGAATCCTTTTCTCGACcaagtttctttttctcgTATTCATCATGCTTGGCGATAATATAGTCATATTTACGGtccaagtttttgaaacgTTTGGCATAAGCATCAATAATGATTAAGAATAACTGTCTGCCCTCCAATTTATTAGGGAGTGTCATAATTTTCTCAACTAGATTCAAAAGTAACTTTGCACTCATGATTTGCACTGACATTGGCAAAGAttcatctttcaacaatccTGAATATATAGTAACAGTCGACCAAATCTGGGCAGGGGTCAATTCATCTCGCACGTTGTGAATGAAATCAGCAACCATTGAATAAGCCAACGGCCTCAAAGTTTCATGAGAAGTCAATCCGTCaccaatcaaaattttctcGTCAAAGAGTAATCCCAATTTGGGGATAAATTGTGTTCTAAATGGTGTTGATAGTATATGTCTTGTTGCATGAAGCAACTCCTTTCTTGCAATAGATAACTCTGCTGGACAGTCCTGCAACAATCGAAGAATAACATCAGGGATGCATGCGCTCTCTTCTGGCTTCAAGTATTGATTAGCATATCCTCTGATAAATACATATGCCAAAAATGATGCAGCTTTAACTTGTCCTAATATGAACTCGCTATATGCCTGTCTATTTTTGACCTTAGGTGATATCGATGTGACAATGTTATTTTCTGATTCTTGACGGTATTGCTCTTGTTGTTTCACCTGTAATTGTAAAATGTGCATTATTTTGGGCAAAAAGTGCGGGAGCGATGGCCCAACTAGCTGTTTATTAGATGAGTATAATGAAACCATTGTAATTGGACATTCAGCTAGGGTCTTAAACGAGAACATGGCTTTGCTCAATGTTTTTGTTAGAGCCTCTTCGTTGAATGAGTTGGTAGGTGACATGTCTTGCTCATCATTGGCATTCTCTTTATTATCATTGCTTGAAGTGTCATTTGAGAAAACATCCTCAACAGTTTGATCCATGTTCtcataaattttttgtataACTTCCAAAAACGGTTGTACTTTCTCTGCTAAAGTGGTTTTATAAGCTTTCTGTAAACTGGTAATTATCTTCATACATAAAACTCCATTATCTTCATTCTCCTCTACTAGGATCTTTGTCAAAGCGTCCAATATTTGCTCTGAAAATGGTTGAAACGTTTCATTCATAATTAATCTGTGAATGATCTCCAAGGTGCTATTTCTCAACTTTTGCTCTGGGCTTGTTGAAACGTATGAAATGGGTACGTCCTCGAGCTCTTTCAAGAATATTG
This region of Candida orthopsilosis Co 90-125, chromosome 6 draft sequence genomic DNA includes:
- a CDS encoding Tra1 subunit of the NuA4 histone acetyltransferase complex, with amino-acid sequence MSYTAQLDAFVSRLNESTDYTAKHAILSELLDTIEQFSGATEYEYFLKNLVPIFLKELEDVPISYVSTSPEQKLRNSTLEIIHRLIMNETFQPFSEQILDALTKILVEENEDNGVLCMKIITSLQKAYKTTLAEKVQPFLEVIQKIYENMDQTVEDVFSNDTSSNDNKENANDEQDMSPTNSFNEEALTKTLSKAMFSFKTLAECPITMVSLYSSNKQLVGPSLPHFLPKIMHILQLQVKQQEQYRQESENNIVTSISPKVKNRQAYSEFILGQVKAASFLAYVFIRGYANQYLKPEESACIPDVILRLLQDCPAELSIARKELLHATRHILSTPFRTQFIPKLGLLFDEKILIGDGLTSHETLRPLAYSMVADFIHNVRDELTPAQIWSTVTIYSGLLKDESLPMSVQIMSAKLLLNLVEKIMTLPNKLEGRQLFLIIIDAYAKRFKNLDRKYDYIIAKHDEYEKKKLGREKDSKKAIERYSSKRNQVEKEKIADAENDKMDVDKEEAREEADPQVDKALGLNIYNIDSYSPIASVPTPNTTDVLKDARYLFRTLMQFLKSVVFGLKHCNPPVPPQPVITDPTKQQQVNYDKWNDSAKLISVEEVNILRSLFRGGVSCLRYFSVSKPKPTISQKAFDFSTGGPNLPITSSKDEKDLMEIFATIFINIDPASFNEIVSSELPFMFESMLENAALLHLPQFFLASEVTSANFSSILISFLKEKLSQLGNADMIKSNILIRLFKLCFMSVNLFPTTNEGVLLPHLNYLILESLKLGTKAEEPIVYSYLVRILFRSISGGKFENLYKEIMPILPVLLENLNKMIANSQRPYERDIYVELCLTIPVRLAVLVPHLNYLIRPLVYALNGPQELVSQGMRIFELCVDNLTAEYFDPIIEPVADEIMTALWKHLEPVPYHHQHSHTAIRILGKLGGRNHRKIKSHENLITKSDANQEIKALVEVYGLNDSVPVSVTPGVESAIKLLDDPRLKIHYRISAFKYLTSILKLFINTTPIPDNFVQYAQESVEFLKKDKHEDVDIPLAPSDIEDGEKLDLQQQLFAKLLEMLFFSISIPELKDEASALIDGLTTHFTLLHLSTSVVDKIRKERKFSVNDNEGKAYISENAFLSAITYSLSFWDKEVRAKGVDAVKRIYETTVTTFGSEQNALYSVIFRSMFYKFTHCCYNEFYYTKLGGIIGLKTMFHDLEIPPSWFHQRQFELVRSVFFILRDTPDTAPFEVRKSAKELALELLRTCNKDITKETVMEKPFQTLVGALVYDLASPTPMVREVAQECLKVLSEVTSTSTATLMGPCKHLLLTPIFGKPLRALPFPMQIGNIDAITFCLGLPDTFLSFNEELNRLLLEALALVDAEDESLANVHRLNEHRTSNQLIELRVVCIKLLSLALSKPDFSIGSLGEARIRILGVFFKALCNNSTKIINAAHQGLASSLQENAKLPKELLQNGLRPMLMNLSDHKKLTVSGLEALARLLELLISYFRVEIGRKLLDHLMAWAQINTLRQIAGQNLDNNHTVQIVMAILNIFHLLPAKAYTFMEEIINTLQYLEGHLDRHQDSPFRKPISKFLNRFAENCVEYLINNFKNRKLGNMLASITGMDGCDNLRKHAEEKIQVLVDDVTSESDPETKVVKFANIIDLVEAISKHDTEWFNGQKQLLTTLSEVLEDIHDISVAPILSSAHFRSSQAIEKLQQLIINFTKANMNETDLIFSVANRHCKLKYDISNVFEDFIFNDIVSSENLDLKISYLNKTVGFINESEPCLKAKIFFLKRVFGPIFVYEYAKKGDLAHVFEKETSWLEKLHNSVWKSQDDIIGSHTSGTIDGYRSALLESTALLLKLASTHISELRKDIIKFSWNYIKLDDSITKQIAYVTTAYFIAAYDTPGKLATQVFVALLRTHQTDSRHLVRQALDILAPVMSKRMKDADSPDSWLKWPRRILSEDGFNVTQVLNVYQFIVQHPDLFFVAREHFISNIITAMGKLTILANPALENQLLAIDLAELVLYWERKAKEIEKESEQAEEKPSEPAETESDLKTDADFTTAPNYTIPFGQREACVTFLIRYVCISPQRASESELGQKALGILYDLLSPEHWSEVAVKLSFFEKFLLSNDLNSSNLLGYCLNALEVLGVVLEWKDPEWIVSNLSYLQKLLEKCIKSDNHDIQEILQRILCTILEAINQQKGTEEDEEEEDDVKEFINLLTTSVSEDLGDMPSFAAGVTLSWTLAQYKPAILDPLLPTIMKTFSKLCKDHITITHQGTQSTSKDSANAEFEAKMTTKLLEKILNLCSMRISNLGDQRRIFLSLLAQLIERSLDKNTLEKIIKIVKNWVFSRTDLFPTTKEKAAILSKMMVFEVRGEPTLSKEFYQIIVEIFEDDSFSCSELTVRMEQPFMVGTRSVDVSIRRKLMSILNNSLEKDVSKRLYYVIREQNWEYLADYPWLNQALQILFGSFNFENRIEFVADENKLAPIEAFKFPESDSMEVDANEKLSEMLQTHSAFLQAVSEIKAKDVFEPLVDMFYQSSETIHRTWSAIFPIVFQSIPRSEHLDFTRYLVILLSKDYHTRQTDLRPNVIQCLLEGVARCYTLQLPPFAIECLAANFDAWSQGLQLLENINEEAVHANSDVREVVQDALLKLYATLKEDDMFYGLWRRRAKYNETISALSYEQIGLWDKAQQLYESAQIKARSGSLPYGEAEYALWEDHWILCSEKLQQWDILTDLARHEGFSDLLLECGWRVADWYNDRETLDQTVKNVMDVPTPRRQVFQTFLCLQGFGQEKETLQDLSKLCDEGIQLALRKWYGLPRRFTNAHIPLLHTFQQYVEFMEASQVYSSLVTTNAQNLDVKSQELKRVLQVWRERLPNIWDDINIWNDLVTWRQHAFQVINKVYMPFIPVLQQSNSGSNANSYAYRGFHEIAWVINRFAHVARKHNMPDVCIKELTRIYQLPNIEIQEAFLKLKEQVKCHYQNPNELNTGLDVISNTNLVYFATQQKAEFFTLKGMFLNKLNQKDEANKAFATSVQIDLNLPKAWAEWGTFNDRRFKENPSDMVYANNAISCYLQAAGLYKNGKTRKLLARILWLISLDDASGTLAQAFENFRGEVPVWYWITFIPQLLTSLSHREAKLAKQVLVRIAKSYPQALHFQLRTTREDLAAQQRQAIEIARQKAAAAAATSASSQSPSEGDKENGSANNKPESQNGGQYSPQAEPAPSQSPSQPNSQSGQPPSRPQSQSQNPVPISVPLSVRQPLEHVEEIMAILKTAYPLLALSLESLVDQINQRFKCTADEDAYRLGVALLNDGVQYLNRLGNPKDDAKLPPITEANITRFAETVLPKQIRAEFEKDLVHSKPNLETYITKLRKWRDRLEDKLDRRFTKVNLENLCPHLSEFHHQKFEEIEIPGQYLLNKDNNSHFVKIERFLPTVDLARGTSACYKRLRIRGHDGSLHTFAVQFPAARHCRREESVFQLFRIFNDSISRKVETRRRDIQFTLPIAVPLSPHIRIVNDDVNDITLQKIYEDYCKKNGKSRDEPFIYTVEKLRAAFDHRLPKPDLASIRVEILSAIQTLLVPSTVLKDYFLQLYQRFDDFWLFRKQFTSQYASFIFTTYMMCVNARQPQKIHVNKGSGNVWTSDMLPCKMPNRHDSNNPQPKPTPMFVNAEQVPFRLTPNIQKLIGESGLEGILAVYVLCIARALLEPESDLEQYLTLYIRDEAIAWLAQGGGDKNGTVAGQDKQLRDVVKLNVDSIIKRVMTMGHVSPGGGVATQNVLELISQAVNPRNLAAADTLWMAYF